Within the Salvia hispanica cultivar TCC Black 2014 chromosome 4, UniMelb_Shisp_WGS_1.0, whole genome shotgun sequence genome, the region CTTGGGCCTCTCGTGTCGACCTTCAGCGGTCCATCCGTACTATCATATATACTAGAGATACTGCAGGAAAGCCTgttcacataaaaaaattaaattggataACTGGAGAAATATACAGTTACCTTATTGCTTTTGATTATGGTAACACATAAACTGTAAGTTTGGGTTTAATCCGTACAAGACATGGAAACATGGGATATAATGAATATCTATTGGTCAACAGGATGTTGTAGTTCTGGTACTAAGATTGGGATCCTTGTACAGATCTCATGAAACATGTTTTCTTTAATGCAGAGTTTTAAAAGTTGATCATTTTTCTTTGACAAGAATCCCTCTTGTTCAAAATTGTATGATTACTGAATGGTTATATGACCAATAGACTTGAATATCAAAATCGAAGATGTGTTGGATATGGAGAATCATCATAAATCCATGATATTGTGGTAAAAGAGGATTTCCTAAACATAAATGGGATTACTTTCTTGCATGTACTATAGAGCTTTCCTGGCTTAATCTGTGCATATAGCTTGTTGCTGGAAAAGGTAGACACTCACATTCAACAGCTTGATCAATACTTGAAGAAATTTGATGAGGATCTTCGGCGTGGTATTCATCTAGTTGCTCTAATATAACTCTTTATCTGAATATGGTCCAGTTGCAGAGTGCCATCTGCTAATGTGTACAATGAATATATATCTTGTTTCTCACAGTTAATGTATCTTTTGGTATGAAACAGCCGAAAGGGATGCCATAGCTGCAACTCCTCCAACTCATGATATGAATGTCAAAGCTGGAAGGTCTGGCGAAACTAGCAATAGAGGGCGTAAGAAGTAAACCCTTACTCTGGACtcaaataaatagaatttctGTGCAATTGTCTAGAACTTTGCATGATTTGTATATTCAGATTTCCCTTGTGAACGTTACTTTTACCTAAATCCGAAAATTATGTGTTGTGTGAGAGTGTTAATTTAACTAAAACCCAAGTCATTCCCAACTCCCACacagaagaaaaagaggagaaaCTGCGAGCAGGCAATGATGCTGTATGTGATAATCCTTGTTGGCTAGTGCGCTTTAGGTTTGTAGCTCAGTTTTCGAATATTGTAAATTCTCTGGGATGTCAGCTACAGGAATGAATGTAAAATAGCTAGTCGGGAGCCAGTCTATCTGTTGATGGAAAGAACTATTGTTGTcttatggaaatatttttagagCCTTATGAGTGctagtatttgatttttgattgaGTAAATGTAATCTTTTATGCAGGACGCGCGTTGCAGCAGCAAATGTATCTGTGGCCTCAGCCTCCGGAACTGGTGCAACGACTGCAGCAAATCCCAGCATGGAATTAGATCTGCCTGTTGACCCAAACGAGCCCACGTATTGTTTCTGCAACCAAGTGAGCTATGGTGAAATGGTTGCATGTGACAATCCCGATGTAAGTAAACAACTCCCTCCTTGCTTCTTTCCCACCTTTGAGTTGAGATGACAAAATTTGCGGCTTTTGTATGCAGTGCAAGATAGAATGGTTCCATTATGGCTGTGTTGGGCTTAAAGAACAGCCAAAAGGCAAATGGTATTGTTCAGATTGTGTCGGGAGCCAAAGGCGTAGGAAAGTGAGATAAC harbors:
- the LOC125223384 gene encoding PHD finger protein ING1-like encodes the protein MSISEEFQANIEALPNIIQRKYALLRDLDKSLQEIQKQNEQRCEQEIDDMKRGIKSGSITPNSSLLKFTDDAVDEQKHAIRIADEKVALAVQAYDLVDTHIQQLDQYLKKFDEDLRRAERDAIAATPPTHDMNVKAGRSGETSNRGRKKTRVAAANVSVASASGTGATTAANPSMELDLPVDPNEPTYCFCNQVSYGEMVACDNPDCKIEWFHYGCVGLKEQPKGKWYCSDCVGSQRRRKVR